Proteins from a genomic interval of Archangium lipolyticum:
- a CDS encoding prolyl oligopeptidase family serine peptidase: MKNLNRTLEFPTTRCEPESGYTLHGKRFEDPYAWLERLDAPETQAWIAAQEAVTHSVLRALPGRDWLRETVARSARYARLSPPICAGPNGREFLWKADASDNKLKFMFRRGKGAPLETLLDPNTWASNEALVYAVPSPNGALVAFGKSIGNAHDAVIHVLDVETGRLLPDRPRGTSHTSVAWRPDSSGFFYAACPEPGEVPPGDEAHWNSIYEHRIGSGVPARRVFGDDQEKEYWCTVKMSECRRFAVLCKWDYVHANVVYLLRLEDDALVPVAPVMRSVNQVQVIGDSLLIQTDLDAPRGRLCVASLTAPTEWRTLIPENSDTLQTVTGVGGRLYAVYSHAASHRVRIHAEDGTYLRDLALPALGSVNRNEGDGIVSGISGSWRGDEVWVSFTSYVQAPSVYRYDYATDRLSPYHVPDVGLDASEYVTDQVWYESLDGTRVSMFIVHRKGLPRDGRQPVRLNAYGGFNIALDPRFSALNAAWLKLGGVLAFANIRGGGEYGRAWHQAACKTRRQNAFDDYIAAARWLVSAGYTTPSRLVSRGNSNGGLLVATTALQAPEAFGAVYCRAPILDMLRFPSFGHLSSATVEYGSPEDPVEGAYLAGYSPYHNIRADRRYPVMAFVSAANDRVAPPHDPLKMVARLQAEGTQGGPYFLLSLRDSGHGGGTTLTALVEQDVDELSFYCWALDVVPPTPGEKSGATLEAAQ, from the coding sequence ATGAAGAACCTGAACCGGACCCTGGAGTTCCCCACGACGCGGTGTGAGCCGGAGAGCGGCTACACGTTGCACGGCAAGCGGTTTGAAGATCCCTACGCCTGGCTGGAGCGGCTCGACGCCCCGGAGACCCAGGCGTGGATCGCCGCGCAGGAAGCCGTCACGCACTCCGTGCTGCGCGCGTTGCCGGGACGCGACTGGCTGCGGGAAACGGTCGCCCGCTCAGCGCGCTATGCGCGGCTCTCTCCGCCGATTTGCGCCGGGCCGAACGGACGCGAGTTTCTCTGGAAGGCGGACGCCAGCGACAACAAGCTCAAGTTCATGTTCCGGCGCGGCAAGGGCGCGCCGCTCGAGACGCTGCTCGACCCCAACACGTGGGCGAGCAACGAGGCGCTGGTCTACGCCGTGCCGTCACCCAACGGTGCGCTGGTCGCGTTCGGGAAGTCCATTGGCAACGCCCACGACGCGGTGATCCACGTGCTCGACGTCGAGACGGGGCGGCTGCTTCCCGACCGGCCTCGGGGTACGAGCCACACGTCGGTGGCCTGGCGACCCGACTCGTCGGGATTCTTCTATGCGGCGTGTCCCGAGCCGGGCGAGGTGCCCCCGGGCGACGAGGCGCACTGGAACTCCATCTACGAGCACCGGATCGGATCGGGCGTGCCCGCCCGCCGCGTCTTCGGCGATGACCAGGAGAAAGAGTACTGGTGCACCGTCAAGATGAGCGAGTGCCGCCGTTTCGCCGTGCTCTGCAAGTGGGACTATGTGCACGCCAATGTCGTCTACCTGCTGCGCCTCGAAGACGACGCACTCGTGCCGGTGGCTCCCGTCATGCGGTCCGTCAACCAGGTGCAGGTGATTGGCGACTCGCTGCTCATCCAGACCGACCTCGACGCGCCGCGCGGCCGTCTGTGCGTCGCGTCGCTGACGGCGCCGACGGAGTGGCGGACGCTCATCCCCGAGAACTCGGACACGCTGCAGACGGTCACCGGTGTCGGCGGCCGGCTCTACGCCGTCTACTCGCATGCGGCGTCGCATCGCGTGCGCATCCACGCCGAGGACGGCACCTACCTCCGCGACCTCGCGCTGCCAGCCCTCGGCTCGGTGAATCGCAACGAGGGAGACGGCATCGTCAGCGGCATCAGCGGCTCCTGGCGCGGCGACGAGGTGTGGGTGAGCTTCACGTCGTACGTTCAGGCACCCTCGGTCTACCGCTATGACTACGCGACGGATCGCCTGTCGCCGTACCACGTCCCCGACGTCGGGCTCGACGCGTCGGAGTATGTGACGGACCAGGTCTGGTACGAGTCGCTCGACGGTACGCGGGTGTCGATGTTCATCGTCCACCGGAAGGGCCTGCCCCGCGACGGACGCCAGCCCGTGCGCCTGAACGCCTACGGTGGCTTCAACATCGCGCTGGATCCTCGCTTCTCGGCGCTCAATGCCGCCTGGCTGAAGCTGGGAGGCGTGCTTGCCTTCGCCAACATTCGAGGTGGCGGCGAATACGGCCGCGCCTGGCACCAGGCGGCATGCAAGACGCGGCGGCAGAACGCCTTCGACGACTACATCGCGGCGGCGCGGTGGCTCGTCTCAGCGGGCTACACGACACCCTCCAGGCTCGTCTCACGCGGCAACAGCAACGGGGGTCTGCTCGTCGCCACCACCGCCCTGCAAGCGCCCGAGGCCTTCGGCGCCGTCTACTGCCGCGCGCCCATCCTCGACATGCTGCGCTTCCCGAGTTTCGGCCACCTGAGCTCGGCGACCGTCGAATACGGCTCGCCCGAGGATCCCGTCGAGGGTGCGTATCTCGCCGGGTATTCGCCCTACCACAACATCCGGGCCGATCGCCGCTATCCCGTGATGGCCTTCGTGTCGGCGGCGAACGACCGGGTCGCGCCGCCGCATGATCCGCTCAAGATGGTCGCCAGGCTCCAGGCCGAAGGCACGCAGGGCGGACCCTATTTCCTGTTGTCGCTCCGGGACTCGGGACACGGTGGCGGCACCACGTTGACGGCGCTCGTTGAACAAGATGTCGACGAGCTAAGCTTTTATTGCTGGGCGCTCGATGTCGTACCGCCCACGCCGGGCGAGAAGTCCGGCGCAACCTTGGAGGCCGCACAGTGA
- a CDS encoding non-ribosomal peptide synthetase: MDAQQKKLIEDYWHARLGDNPHGLSLGRGGDGPESTLRLNLSTGTAARLRTVSKGSPLGVAILGMALLKTALRSYAKSEDVTLVTLMPAGGPSAGNRIACRTRLGANLELAAALGAVKATVQEALAHGDYPYEALRERLRQRQTSLPEDDASALFRSAVLHSGLPTPAGIPLVFTLDDSGEDGAVSLVHRLAPAHVPLLERLLAAWAQLLAGFTAHLKTTLARLPVIPEAERRRILDLSASPASWPSEATVAQLFDQAVRSHGSRIAVTYEGRSLTYAELDARATRLAGKLRAAGAGRNQMVALLVDRSLELVTAILAVVKAGAAYVPIDPDLPAERMRFILEDCGARLVVASRPGAAELAPSAKWFHLDDPELWQGPVPELAPVNAPGDLLYVIYTSGTTGRPKGVLIEHRNVVRLLFNDRFQFSFGATDTWTLFHSYTFDFSVWEMYGALLYGGRVVVVPKMTARDPSAFVELMIRERVTVLNQTPSAFYGFIEAEQAQAGRVEALRYVIFGGEALDPGKLATWRRRYPEVALINMYGITETTVHVTYKEIGEKEIETNVSNIGRAIPTLSTYVVDEQLELAPLGVAGELCVGGEGVARGYLNRDELTAARFVASPFVPGEKLYRSGDLVRLLESGDLEYLGRIDAQVKVRGFRVETGEIETQLKTHPAVARAVVVARTDGGATYLCAYFELKEGMAAVDRSGLNDELRAHLGKFLPDYMVPQYFVAMERVPLTANGKLDRAALPSPLSMAAAPAAAPAAVPGATSPVEAKLRGIWDVVISAGNVAADRSFFDAGGDSIRAIRLVGLVNEAFGTQLRIPDLYQHDTLARLSALVSGSASATDENGERAALAAEFARLKEGVAAFADVKSLDDVYPATDIEQAMLYHGLKSPGEGVYHDQLVYEFSAPGFDAERFRRALVLLAGKHEVLRSRFVLDSPDGPLLLVEKHAPVVYGHLELASMDARQQSEAVRAWLAEDRTRPFVPEQAPLWRVQSFACGGGRLVLALVAHHAILDGWSASLFVRELDAIYRRLEVEPGFRPEPLSSRHREHVLQQLLERRRPEAAAFWREELQGFVPLDKFAEARRNEPHDVREMSRELPPTLVTAVRGAAKARGVSVKTLCLTAYLEAMSMFNYHADMVVGLVAHDRPTCVDGDRLLGCFLNTIPFRIRMPAEASWEELARTVEARLQAVRPYERLPLAEIIRVTGEDARGGNPFFSAFFNYTDFGDDGALTAGAERKIEAEGHVRTDMQLEFTVDTTGERLQLVVSHAQPAFTAEEAERLCTYFERALRLLVQEPGRRVSKLDVMGEEERQQVVVAFNATDRNVALGPSVPAAFAAQAARTPERVAVVWEEGQLTYAQLAARAERIAAVLRASGVKRETVVGLLVERSPDMVAAVLGIIAAGGAYLPFDPELPDGRIEEVLSSVGVKHLVSTTSALEGRKLEWLKEAGQSGEGRARTLLSLDRLETAPAAPVPTVESGPDDLLYLISTSGSTGNSKCVMVEHFTMLNLAEYTREKMGLPAVPKVLQLASIGFDVSAQEMFTTLLTGGQLHLIPPGVQRDVPRLLALLERRGVEVVYLTPALLDTFFADAEMAAAVPACVRHFIAAGEALMVGPLLAQAVREGRVTLHNHYGPSETHLVIAAAFGAGSEVAARPALGKPVSNFRIFVLDENGMSQPVGTPGEIYLGGRPVGRGYYGRDDLTAERYRRGLPDATMPASLLPEAARSERVYRSGDLGCWKPDGTVTYLGRIDQQVKIRGFRVELGEIEQRLRQLAGVKEAVVLDVDDGGGRRRLVAYVVPQEGKVSPEDASRWRAELGKTLPSYMVPPVFIGIEAVPLTGNGKVDRRRLRAVATTAAPAPRSVPLGDPLAVKLAELWASTLGVDAAKLGTDSDFFAQGGHSLKAMLLAARVQRAFGVALPLAAIYEEATLGAIAERIRAAALQRHEPIQALAPQARYRVSPAQQRFFVLSALAPETLAYNLPLAVELSGAVDAARLERALTALVARYAALRTGFFLEDGVLFQRIEDTVQVPFAVADVTASEVPQRITAFVRPFDLARPPLIRALLLRTGQEQATLALDFHHIALDGVSTGILLRDLLKLYAGETLTPPRLQYVDYVAWLETPAQQQRRQRLADFWSSRFTGETPVLNLPTDLPRPPVRTTAGALTHFTLPPAVVDGWRRLAREEGASLFMVSLAAFHVFLAKLTGQDRTVVGTPVAGRNHADLEDIVGVFVNTLALGNQLDARKSFRAFLADVRRTTLDAFEHQDYPFEELVERLGAARDTARNPLFDAFLALQNIDLSVPNSAGLKVTPRDTDVVASKFDLSLYLAERDGGLTATFEYASDLFRPETVARFARYFATLGLRIATGPDAPIGKLSLVDDEGRAFLDTLATSPVPRPQADAMTLPALLSAATARFGDRPAILSATGETLTYTSFDQRVTRLAAALTAKGVGRGSVVALRLERSVDFVVAVFGVLKAGGAYLPIDPKTPPDRTAFMLRDSGARLILGNDADPAFLLTSCETCGVRALVEQGGAPAASDSARPEDAAYLLYTSGSTGTPKAVVVEHRAIVNTILALQQAYPLEADGVYLHKTASTFDVSAAELFGWMHAGGRLALLEPGGERDPLAIVAAIARHNVTHLNFVPSMFGAWVEGLDATTAQRLGSLRHVFLAGEAAVPGPIEAFRSLCPAVRIHNLYGPTEAAIYASGFSLADWDGSGEIPIGKPLAGVTLRIIDHHGGLAPVGVVGELAIGGAGLARCYLNRPDLTAASFVPDTFGHGADGGRLYRTGDAARWRDDGQIEYRGRIDHQVKVRGFRVELGEVEAMMRRCKGIKDAVVAVRGATGGDASLCGYYVAEEDRAGPQLEEALRAGLAAALPDYMVPSHFVQLPTLPLNASGKVDRRALPAPQAVATGGDRPAYAAPSDRIEQAVAAAWARALGTERIGLDDNFFDLGGTSLGLVRLQSLLREALGREVPVATLFRFPTLRAQAAYLKEPAADRDTVRRTEPGDANRSKLVARRRRGS; the protein is encoded by the coding sequence ATGGATGCCCAGCAGAAGAAGCTGATCGAGGACTATTGGCACGCGCGGCTGGGCGACAACCCTCATGGGCTGTCGCTCGGGCGGGGTGGCGACGGGCCAGAGTCGACGTTGAGGCTGAACCTGTCCACGGGAACAGCGGCGCGCCTGCGCACGGTGAGCAAAGGCTCGCCACTGGGTGTGGCCATCCTGGGGATGGCGCTGCTCAAGACGGCGCTGCGCAGCTACGCCAAGAGCGAGGATGTGACGCTGGTGACGCTGATGCCGGCGGGAGGGCCGTCGGCGGGCAACCGCATCGCCTGTCGCACGCGCCTGGGTGCCAACCTGGAGCTGGCGGCGGCGCTGGGGGCCGTGAAGGCAACGGTGCAGGAAGCGCTCGCGCATGGAGACTACCCCTATGAGGCGCTGCGCGAGCGCCTGCGGCAACGGCAGACGTCGCTGCCAGAGGACGACGCGAGCGCGCTCTTCCGCAGCGCCGTCCTGCACTCGGGTCTGCCGACACCGGCGGGTATTCCACTCGTCTTCACGCTCGACGACAGCGGAGAGGATGGCGCGGTCTCTCTCGTGCACCGTCTGGCCCCGGCGCATGTGCCGCTGCTGGAGCGCCTGCTGGCGGCCTGGGCCCAGCTGCTCGCGGGCTTCACGGCGCACCTGAAGACGACGCTGGCGCGGCTGCCCGTCATCCCCGAGGCGGAGCGGCGGCGCATCCTTGACTTGTCGGCCAGCCCGGCTTCCTGGCCGAGCGAGGCGACCGTGGCGCAGCTGTTCGACCAGGCTGTCCGCAGTCACGGCTCGCGCATCGCGGTGACGTATGAAGGCCGCTCGCTCACCTACGCGGAGCTCGACGCCAGGGCCACCCGGCTGGCTGGCAAGCTGCGAGCCGCTGGGGCGGGCCGCAACCAGATGGTCGCGCTGTTGGTCGACCGCTCGCTGGAGCTGGTGACGGCCATTCTTGCGGTGGTCAAGGCGGGCGCGGCCTATGTGCCCATCGACCCCGACCTGCCGGCCGAGCGGATGCGCTTCATCCTCGAGGACTGCGGGGCGCGCCTCGTCGTGGCATCCCGGCCGGGCGCAGCGGAGCTGGCCCCCTCGGCGAAGTGGTTCCACCTCGACGACCCGGAGCTGTGGCAGGGGCCCGTACCCGAGCTGGCGCCGGTGAACGCGCCGGGCGACCTGCTCTACGTCATCTACACGTCGGGCACGACGGGACGTCCCAAGGGCGTGTTGATTGAGCACCGCAACGTGGTGCGCCTGCTGTTCAACGACCGCTTCCAGTTCAGCTTCGGCGCCACGGACACCTGGACGCTCTTCCACTCCTATACCTTCGACTTCTCGGTATGGGAGATGTACGGCGCGCTGCTGTACGGCGGCCGTGTTGTCGTCGTGCCCAAGATGACGGCGCGAGATCCATCGGCGTTCGTCGAGCTGATGATTCGTGAGCGGGTGACGGTGCTCAACCAGACGCCGTCGGCGTTCTATGGGTTCATCGAGGCGGAGCAGGCGCAGGCGGGGAGGGTGGAGGCGCTGCGCTACGTCATCTTCGGAGGCGAGGCGCTCGACCCGGGCAAGCTGGCAACGTGGCGGAGGCGGTATCCGGAAGTCGCGTTGATCAACATGTATGGAATTACGGAGACGACGGTCCACGTCACGTACAAGGAGATAGGGGAGAAGGAGATAGAGACGAACGTCAGCAACATCGGGAGGGCAATACCGACGTTGTCGACGTACGTGGTGGATGAGCAGCTGGAGCTTGCGCCGCTGGGAGTGGCGGGTGAGCTGTGCGTGGGAGGAGAGGGAGTAGCGCGCGGGTATCTGAACCGGGACGAGCTGACGGCGGCGAGATTCGTGGCCAGCCCGTTCGTGCCGGGAGAGAAGCTCTACCGCTCCGGAGACCTGGTGAGGCTGCTGGAGAGCGGGGACCTGGAGTACCTGGGGAGAATCGACGCGCAGGTGAAGGTGAGAGGGTTCCGTGTCGAGACGGGAGAGATAGAGACGCAGCTCAAGACGCACCCAGCGGTGGCCAGAGCCGTGGTGGTGGCGCGCACCGATGGAGGTGCGACCTACCTGTGCGCCTATTTCGAGCTCAAGGAGGGGATGGCGGCCGTCGACCGGAGCGGGTTGAACGATGAGCTGCGGGCGCACCTGGGGAAGTTCCTGCCCGACTACATGGTGCCGCAGTACTTCGTGGCGATGGAGAGGGTGCCGCTGACGGCCAATGGGAAGCTCGACCGGGCGGCGCTTCCGTCTCCCCTCTCGATGGCGGCGGCGCCGGCGGCAGCGCCAGCGGCGGTTCCGGGCGCGACGTCGCCCGTCGAAGCGAAGCTGCGCGGCATCTGGGACGTTGTCATCAGTGCAGGAAACGTGGCGGCGGATCGCAGCTTCTTCGATGCGGGCGGCGACTCCATTCGCGCCATCCGTCTGGTCGGGCTCGTCAACGAGGCCTTCGGCACGCAGCTGCGCATTCCGGACCTCTACCAGCACGACACGCTCGCCAGGCTTTCGGCGCTGGTCTCTGGTTCGGCCTCGGCCACTGATGAGAACGGAGAGCGTGCTGCGCTTGCCGCGGAGTTCGCGCGCCTCAAGGAGGGCGTAGCGGCCTTCGCAGACGTCAAGTCGCTCGACGACGTCTACCCCGCCACCGATATCGAGCAGGCCATGCTCTACCACGGCCTGAAGTCGCCGGGGGAGGGCGTCTACCACGACCAGCTGGTGTATGAGTTCTCGGCTCCGGGCTTCGACGCCGAGCGCTTCCGCCGTGCGCTAGTGTTGCTCGCCGGGAAGCACGAGGTGCTGCGCTCGCGCTTCGTTCTGGACAGCCCTGACGGACCCTTGCTCCTCGTCGAGAAGCACGCTCCTGTCGTGTATGGCCACCTCGAGCTGGCCAGCATGGACGCACGCCAGCAGTCGGAGGCGGTGCGGGCGTGGCTGGCGGAGGACCGGACGCGGCCGTTCGTGCCGGAGCAGGCGCCGCTGTGGCGCGTCCAGTCATTTGCTTGCGGCGGAGGGCGGCTGGTGCTGGCGCTCGTCGCCCACCACGCCATCCTCGATGGCTGGAGCGCATCGCTGTTCGTGCGCGAGCTCGACGCCATCTACCGCCGCCTGGAGGTGGAGCCCGGCTTCCGACCGGAGCCGCTGAGCAGCCGGCACCGCGAGCACGTTCTGCAGCAACTGCTCGAGCGACGCAGGCCCGAGGCCGCCGCCTTCTGGCGCGAGGAGCTCCAGGGCTTCGTGCCTCTCGACAAATTCGCCGAAGCGCGGCGCAACGAGCCGCACGACGTGCGGGAGATGAGCCGCGAGCTGCCACCGACGCTTGTCACCGCGGTGCGCGGGGCGGCGAAGGCGCGGGGCGTGAGTGTCAAGACGCTGTGCTTGACGGCGTACCTGGAAGCAATGTCGATGTTCAACTACCACGCGGACATGGTGGTTGGACTGGTGGCGCACGACCGGCCGACGTGTGTTGACGGTGACCGGCTGCTGGGCTGCTTCCTCAACACCATTCCGTTCCGCATCCGGATGCCGGCCGAGGCGAGCTGGGAGGAGCTGGCGCGGACGGTGGAGGCGCGCCTTCAGGCCGTCAGGCCCTACGAGCGTCTGCCTCTGGCGGAAATCATCCGTGTGACCGGGGAGGACGCGCGCGGGGGCAATCCGTTCTTCTCGGCCTTCTTCAACTACACGGACTTCGGAGACGACGGAGCGCTGACGGCCGGGGCCGAGAGGAAGATAGAGGCCGAGGGGCATGTCCGGACCGACATGCAGCTCGAGTTCACGGTGGATACAACGGGAGAGCGCCTGCAACTGGTGGTGAGCCACGCGCAGCCGGCGTTCACCGCGGAGGAGGCCGAGAGGCTGTGCACCTACTTCGAGCGGGCCCTGCGACTGCTGGTGCAAGAGCCGGGGCGGAGGGTCAGCAAGCTCGACGTCATGGGCGAAGAGGAGCGGCAGCAGGTGGTTGTCGCCTTCAACGCCACGGACAGGAATGTCGCGCTCGGGCCGAGCGTGCCGGCCGCGTTCGCGGCCCAGGCCGCGAGAACGCCGGAGCGCGTGGCGGTGGTGTGGGAGGAAGGGCAGCTCACGTACGCCCAGCTGGCGGCCCGAGCCGAGAGGATAGCGGCCGTGTTGCGCGCCTCTGGAGTGAAGCGGGAGACGGTGGTGGGCCTGCTGGTGGAGCGCTCGCCGGACATGGTGGCGGCGGTGCTGGGAATCATCGCGGCGGGAGGCGCCTACCTGCCGTTCGACCCCGAGCTGCCGGACGGGAGAATCGAAGAGGTACTGAGCTCGGTGGGAGTCAAACACCTCGTCAGCACCACGTCGGCGCTCGAAGGACGCAAGCTCGAGTGGCTGAAGGAGGCCGGACAGTCCGGGGAGGGCAGGGCGCGCACGCTGCTGTCGCTGGACCGGCTGGAGACGGCGCCCGCGGCGCCGGTGCCGACGGTGGAGAGCGGGCCCGATGACCTGCTGTATTTGATTTCGACCTCGGGCTCCACGGGCAACTCCAAGTGCGTCATGGTCGAGCACTTCACGATGCTCAACCTGGCCGAGTACACCCGGGAGAAAATGGGACTGCCGGCGGTACCCAAGGTGCTGCAGCTGGCCTCCATCGGCTTCGATGTGTCGGCGCAGGAGATGTTCACGACCCTTCTGACAGGTGGCCAACTGCACCTCATCCCTCCGGGGGTACAGCGGGACGTGCCGAGGCTGTTGGCGCTGCTCGAGCGCCGCGGGGTCGAGGTCGTGTACTTGACGCCGGCACTGCTCGATACCTTCTTCGCCGACGCGGAGATGGCCGCGGCCGTTCCGGCGTGCGTGCGCCACTTCATCGCGGCGGGTGAAGCGCTGATGGTGGGGCCGTTGCTCGCGCAGGCCGTGCGCGAGGGACGTGTGACGCTGCACAACCACTACGGACCCTCCGAGACGCACCTGGTGATCGCCGCCGCCTTCGGGGCGGGAAGCGAGGTCGCGGCGCGACCCGCCCTGGGCAAGCCGGTGTCGAACTTCCGTATCTTCGTGCTCGACGAGAACGGGATGAGCCAGCCCGTTGGCACGCCGGGAGAAATCTACCTCGGAGGCCGGCCCGTCGGCCGGGGCTACTACGGCCGGGATGACCTCACGGCGGAGCGCTACCGTCGAGGCCTGCCGGACGCGACGATGCCGGCCTCGTTGTTGCCGGAGGCGGCGCGAAGCGAGCGGGTGTATCGCTCCGGAGACCTCGGGTGCTGGAAGCCCGACGGAACCGTCACGTACCTCGGGCGTATAGACCAGCAGGTCAAGATTCGAGGATTCCGGGTCGAGCTGGGGGAGATAGAGCAGAGGTTGCGCCAGCTGGCCGGGGTGAAGGAGGCCGTCGTCCTGGATGTGGACGACGGAGGAGGGCGGCGCCGCCTGGTGGCGTATGTGGTGCCGCAGGAGGGCAAGGTCTCGCCCGAGGATGCGTCCCGCTGGCGCGCCGAGCTGGGAAAGACGCTGCCGTCCTACATGGTGCCGCCTGTGTTCATCGGCATCGAGGCCGTGCCGCTCACCGGTAACGGCAAGGTCGATCGGCGGCGTCTGCGTGCCGTGGCTACCACGGCTGCGCCGGCGCCCCGGTCGGTGCCGCTCGGTGACCCGCTCGCGGTGAAGCTCGCTGAGCTGTGGGCCTCCACTCTTGGCGTCGACGCCGCGAAGCTCGGTACCGACTCGGACTTCTTCGCGCAGGGAGGCCATTCGCTCAAGGCGATGCTGCTGGCGGCGCGCGTCCAGCGGGCCTTCGGTGTCGCGCTGCCATTGGCGGCGATCTACGAGGAGGCGACGCTCGGCGCCATCGCCGAGCGGATTCGCGCCGCCGCGCTCCAACGCCACGAGCCCATCCAGGCGTTGGCACCGCAGGCGCGCTACCGGGTGTCGCCAGCTCAGCAGCGGTTCTTCGTGCTGAGCGCACTCGCGCCCGAGACCCTGGCCTATAACCTGCCGCTCGCGGTCGAGCTCAGCGGTGCTGTCGATGCGGCGAGGCTCGAACGCGCGTTGACGGCCCTGGTGGCCCGGTACGCGGCGCTGCGCACCGGCTTCTTCCTCGAGGACGGCGTGCTCTTCCAGCGTATCGAGGACACGGTGCAGGTACCGTTCGCCGTAGCGGACGTCACGGCCAGCGAGGTGCCTCAGCGCATCACGGCTTTCGTACGGCCGTTCGACCTCGCCAGGCCGCCGCTGATCCGGGCCTTGCTCCTGCGCACGGGGCAGGAGCAAGCGACACTGGCTCTCGATTTCCATCACATCGCGCTGGATGGCGTCTCGACCGGTATCCTGTTGCGCGACCTGCTGAAGCTCTATGCCGGCGAGACACTGACTCCGCCGCGTCTGCAGTACGTGGACTACGTCGCCTGGCTGGAGACGCCCGCGCAGCAGCAGCGCCGGCAACGCCTGGCGGATTTCTGGAGCAGCCGCTTCACCGGTGAGACGCCGGTCCTGAACCTGCCGACGGATCTGCCGCGGCCGCCGGTTCGCACCACGGCCGGGGCGCTCACCCACTTCACCCTGCCACCGGCGGTCGTGGATGGCTGGCGCCGTCTTGCCCGTGAGGAGGGCGCAAGCCTCTTCATGGTCAGCCTGGCGGCCTTCCACGTCTTCCTCGCCAAGCTCACCGGGCAGGACCGCACCGTCGTGGGTACACCGGTCGCGGGCCGCAACCACGCCGACCTGGAAGACATCGTCGGCGTCTTCGTCAACACGCTCGCGCTCGGCAATCAGCTCGATGCGCGGAAGAGCTTCCGCGCCTTCCTGGCGGATGTGCGCCGGACGACGCTCGATGCCTTCGAGCACCAGGACTATCCGTTCGAGGAGCTCGTCGAGCGCCTGGGCGCGGCGCGAGACACCGCGCGCAACCCCCTGTTCGACGCGTTCCTGGCGCTGCAGAACATCGACCTCTCGGTTCCGAACAGCGCCGGGCTGAAGGTGACGCCGCGAGACACGGACGTGGTCGCCAGCAAGTTCGACCTCTCGCTGTACCTGGCCGAGCGAGACGGAGGGCTGACCGCCACGTTCGAGTATGCCTCGGACCTGTTCCGTCCCGAGACGGTGGCGCGGTTCGCGCGCTACTTCGCGACGCTTGGCCTCCGCATCGCCACGGGTCCGGATGCGCCCATCGGAAAGCTGAGCCTCGTCGACGACGAGGGACGCGCATTCCTCGACACGTTGGCGACGTCGCCGGTGCCGCGGCCTCAGGCAGACGCGATGACGCTACCGGCGCTGCTCAGCGCGGCGACCGCCCGCTTCGGTGACCGGCCCGCCATCTTGTCCGCCACCGGCGAGACGCTCACCTATACGTCTTTCGATCAGCGGGTGACCCGTCTGGCCGCGGCTTTGACCGCGAAGGGCGTGGGGCGCGGCTCCGTCGTCGCCTTGCGCCTCGAGCGCTCGGTCGACTTCGTCGTTGCCGTCTTCGGCGTGTTGAAGGCGGGTGGCGCTTATCTGCCCATCGATCCGAAAACGCCACCGGATCGGACGGCGTTCATGCTTCGCGATAGTGGTGCACGCCTCATCCTCGGAAACGACGCCGACCCGGCCTTCCTGCTCACGAGCTGCGAAACCTGTGGTGTCCGCGCTCTGGTCGAGCAGGGCGGCGCGCCCGCGGCCAGCGACAGCGCGCGTCCGGAAGACGCCGCGTACCTGCTGTACACCTCCGGCTCGACCGGGACACCGAAGGCCGTCGTCGTCGAGCACCGCGCCATCGTCAATACGATCCTCGCGCTTCAGCAGGCGTATCCGCTCGAGGCCGACGGCGTCTACCTGCACAAGACCGCCAGCACCTTCGACGTCTCGGCGGCGGAGCTGTTCGGCTGGATGCACGCAGGCGGCCGGCTGGCGCTCCTCGAACCCGGGGGCGAGCGCGACCCGCTGGCGATCGTCGCGGCGATCGCCCGCCACAACGTGACGCACCTCAACTTCGTTCCGTCCATGTTCGGAGCTTGGGTCGAGGGGCTCGACGCCACCACCGCGCAGCGACTCGGGAGCCTGCGCCATGTGTTCCTGGCGGGCGAGGCCGCCGTACCGGGTCCGATCGAGGCCTTCCGCTCGCTCTGTCCGGCGGTGCGGATCCACAATCTCTACGGCCCGACCGAGGCGGCGATCTACGCCAGCGGGTTCTCGCTCGCGGATTGGGACGGCTCCGGGGAGATCCCGATCGGCAAACCGCTCGCGGGCGTCACGCTCCGCATCATCGACCATCACGGGGGTCTGGCGCCGGTCGGCGTCGTGGGCGAGTTGGCGATCGGTGGCGCCGGTCTGGCGCGCTGCTATCTCAACCGGCCTGACCTGACGGCGGCGAGCTTCGTTCCCGATACCTTCGGGCACGGTGCCGATGGCGGCCGTCTCTACCGCACCGGCGACGCCGCGCGGTGGCGGGACGATGGGCAGATCGAGTACCGCGGCCGCATCGATCATCAGGTGAAGGTGCGTGGCTTCCGTGTCGAGCTCGGCGAGGTGGAAGCCATGATGCGGCGCTGCAAGGGCATCAAGGACGCGGTGGTGGCCGTGCGCGGTGCCACGGGCGGCGATGCGAGCCTCTGCGGTTACTACGTCGCCGAAGAAGACCGCGCCGGACCCCAGCTCGAGGAGGCGCTGCGCGCGGGTCTCGCCGCGGCGCTTCCGGATTACATGGTGCCGTCGCACTTCGTGCAGCTGCCGACGCTGCCTCTCAACGCGAGTGGCAAGGTGGACCGCCGGGCGCTGCCGGCACCGCAGGCGGTGGCGACCGGCGGCGACCGCCCGGCCTACGCCGCTCCCAGCGACCGGATCGAGCAGGCCGTCGCCGCGGCGTGGGCGCGTGCGCTTGGCACCGAGCGCATTGGGCTCGACGACAACTTCTTCGATCTCGGCGGCACGTCACTGGGGCTCGTTCGTCTTCAGAGCCTTCTGCGCGAAGCGCTGGGCCGCGAGGTACCGGTGGCCACGCTCTTCCGCTTCCCGACGCTGCGCGCTCAGGCGGCGTACCTGAAGGAGCCGGCGGCGGACCGCGACACCGTGCGCCGGACTGAACCCGGCGATGCGAATCGCAGCAAGTTGGTCGCGCGCCGGAGGAGGGGCTCGTGA